The Pseudomonas hefeiensis genomic sequence GAAGTACCAAGTGGCGCGAGCCTGCAGATCGATCCGGCGCGGGTCACGGTCGGTTTGCTGGATAATCTGGACAGTGGCGTGAAGCTGGTCGAGGGACTCAATCCAACGACGCTGGCCAAGTCTCGTAAAAGCCCGGCCGACGCCGAGCACATCCGCCGGGCCATGGAGCAGGACGGCGCGGCGCTCTGCGAGTTCTTTGCCTGGCTGGAAAGCGCCTGGGGTCGCGAGCGCATCACCGAACTGACCATCGATGAGCACCTGACCGCGGCCCGTACACGCCGGCCGGAGTTTGTCTCCCTGAGCTTCAATACCATCGCCGCGTTCAACGCCAACGGCGCGATGCCCCATTACCACGCCACGGAGCAAGCCCATGCGGTCATCGAGGGCGATGGCTTGCTGCTGATCGATTCTGGCGGCCAATACCTGGGCGGCACCACCGATATCACCCGTATGGTGCCGGTCGGAACGCCCACCGTGGAGCAGAAGCGTGATTGCACCCGCGTGCTCAAGGGCGTGATTGCCTTGTCTCGCGCCAAATTCCCACGGGGCATTCTGTCGCCGTTGCTGGATGCCATCGCCCGGGCGCCGATCTGGGCCGAGCAGGTGGATTACGGTCACGGCACCGGTCACGGCGTCGGTTATTTCCTCAACGTTCACGAAGGTCCGCAGGTGATTGCCTATCAGGCCGCCGCCGCGCCGCAGACCGCGATGCAAGCGGGCATGATCACCTCTATCGAACCGGGTACTTATCGTCCGGGCCGTTGGGGTGTGCGCATCGAAAACCTGGTGTTGAATCGTGAGGGGGGGAGCAGCGAGTTCGGCGAGTTTCTCGAATTCGAAACCCTGACCCTGTGCCCGATCGACACTCGCTGCCTGGAGCCGTCCTTGCTGACCCAGGATGAAAAAGACTGGTTCAACACCTACCATGCCGAGGTTCAGCGTCGATTGAGCCCGTTGCTGGAGGGCGACGCGCTGCAATGGCTGAACACGCGGACAGCAGCGATCTGATGTAGGGCGTTAGCTGAGGCCTTCAGGGGAGAGACCCAACCGATTCTGTTCGAAGAACAGTTCGGTTGGGTCTAGGGTCATCTACAGATGACGATCATGCTGCGACTGGTATAACCGGCGGGGTTGAGTCCGAAAGGATAATCCCCCGGCTCCTCGACGGCGTCACCCGACTTTGCGATCACCCTGTAACCTTTGGGTGCGCATGAATTGGCGGCACTGGCCGCGCACTGCTCCCAGGACGAGGACAGGCCAGAACAGTTGATATGCAAGCCTTTTTTACCGCGTTTGACTTCAGTTCTCGTGGTCGCCGCGCAGCCCGCAATTGCAAGCACAACGATCAATATCAAAATTCGTTTCATTCCCGTCCTTATCACCGCCGCAGATCTTATGTCCACGTGCGATTGTGTTCGCTTTTGCTTTAAGCGTTCGTGACGTCCTGTATGAAAATTCCATGTCTGACATTAGGTTACGGGCTAAACATGGCCTAAATGTGTGGTAAATACCAGAGCTTCCTTAAATCCTGCCTCAATCAACCGCGATGGCGGGCTTCGCGGCGCTACCCATCGTCAGCGTTGCGCCGACTGACGCCAGGATGATGCAGCCGATGGCCGCCCATTGGGCCAGGGATAAGTACTCCTGGAGGAACACGAGTCCTGACAGCGCGCCGAAGGCGGGTTCTATGCTCATTAGTGTGCCGAAGGTGCGCGCTGGCATTCGTGTGAGGGAGATCATCTCCAGAGTGTAGGGCAGGGCAGTGGACAGGATGGCGACGCCAATGGCGATTGGAATCAGGCTCGGCGTCAGCAATGCGGCCCCTGCGTGGACGATACCGATAGGCGCGACGAAGAGGGCCGCGATCATTACCCCCAGTGCGGCGGTTTGCACGCCGTTGTCCGCGCCAGCCTTTTGGCCAAACAGGATGTACAGCGCCCAGCAGAATCCCGCACCCAGGGCATAACCGGCGCCGACCAGGTCAATGCCGCTGCTGGAGGCTCCAGTCGGTATCAATAGAAGCAGGCCGGTGATCGCCAGGGCAATCCAGAGAAAGTCGATGGCCCGACGCGAAGCGTAAATGGCAACCGCCAGAGGACCAGTAAATTCCAGTGCCACGGCAATTCCCAGCGGAACCGTTTGCAGCGACATATAGAAAAGAAAGTTCATGCCGCCTAACGCCATCCCATAGACGATTACGGTGCGCAGGGATTGAGCCGAGAGCTTGGCGCGCCATGGCCGCAGCAACAACAGCATGATGAGACTGGCAAAGATAAGCCGCAGCGTTGTAGTGCCTTGTGCGCCCACGACCGGGAACATGCTTTTGGCAAGTGAAGCTCCCGACTGGATGGATGCCATGGCAATCAATAGAAGGGCGACCGGGTAAAGGGTGGTTGCCAGGCTGCGATGTGGGAGAGTCATTACTAAGAGTCGTCCAAGATAAAAGCGGGGAAGGCTGGTTTGCGCAATATACTGCGCAATCGCAGCGATTCCGTCTATATATAAGGAGGATTTCAGCGGGGTGCGTCTGGCTGGATAGAAAAATCAAATTAGGGGTTGACGGCAAATCCTGGACGTCTATAATTCGCCCCACTTCCGGCGCAGTCGAAACGTAAAACTCCTTGAGTTTCAATGAGTTAAACGATTTTTGGCGGCGCAGGGCTTCAGATCATCGAAGCCTGGGAAGCAGTTGGTGGGGCGGTTTACATGGCTTCGTTAACGATTCGGTCTTCTCGATCGGAAGCGGTCAAAAAGAGGTGTTGACAGCAGCGAGTAACGCTGTAGAATTCGCCTCCCGCTAACGAGAGATCGGAAGCGCAAGTGGTTGAAGTTGAAGAGGAAACTTTGAAAGCTTCTTAAAATAACCGCTTGACAGATACACCGGGCGCTGTAGAATGCGCGCCTCGGTTGAGACGAAAGGCTCAACCCACCGCTCTTTAACAACTGAATCAAGCAATTCGTGTGGGTGCTTGTGGAGTCAGACTGCTAGTCAACAGATTATCAGCATCACAAGTTACTCCGCGAGAAATCAAAGATGTAACCAACGATTGCTGAGCCAAGTTTAGGGTTTTCTCAAAACCCAAAGATGTTTGAACTGAAGAGTTTGATCATGGCTCAGATTGAACGCTGGCGGCAGGCCTAACACATGCAAGTCGAGCGGTAGAGAGGTGCTTGCACCTCTTGAGAGCGGCGGACGGGTGAGTAAAGCCTAGGAATCTGCCTGGTAGTGGGGGATAACGCTCGGAAACGGACGCTAATACCGCATACGTCCTACGGGAGAAAGCAGGGGACCTTCGGGCCTTGCGCTATCAGATGAGCCTAGGTCGGATTAGCTAGTTGGTGAGGTAATGGCTCACCAAGGCGACGATCCGTAACTGGTCTGAGAGGATGATCAGTCACACTGGAACTGAGACACGGTCCAGACTCCTACGGGAGGCAGCAGTGGGGAATATTGGACAATGGGCGAAAGCCTGATCCAGCCATGCCCGTGGTGAAGAAGGTTTCGGATTGTAAAGCACTTTAAGTTGGGAGGAAGGGCATTAACCTAATACGTTAGTGTTTTGACGTTACCGACAGAATAAGCACCGGCTAACTCTGTGCCAGCAGCCGCGGTAATACAGAGGGTGCAAGCGTTAATCGGAATTACTGGGCGTAAAGCGCGCGTAGGTGGTTCGTTAAGTTGGATGTGAAATCCCCGGGCTCAACCTGGGAACTGCATTCAAAACTGTCGAGCTAGAGTATGGTAGAGGGTGGTGGAATTTCCTGTGTAGCGGTGAAATGCGTAGATATAGGAAGGAACACCAGTGGCGAAGGCGACCACCTGGACTGATACTGACACTGAGGTGCGAAAGCGTGGGGAGCAAACAGGATTAGATACCCTGGTAGTCCACGCCGTAAACGATGTCAACTAGCCGTTGGGAGCCTTGAGCTCTTAGTGGCGCAGCTAACGCATTAAGTTGACCGCCTGGGGAGTACGGCCGCAAGGTTAAAACTCAAATGAATTGACGGGGGCCCGCACAAGCGGTGGAGCATGTGGTTTAATTCGAAGCAACGCGAAGAACCTTACCAGGCCTTGACATCCAATGAACTTTCCAGAGATGGAGGGTGCCTTCGGGAACATTGAGACAGGTGCTGCATGGCTGTCGTCAGCTCGTGTCGTGAGATGTTGGGTTAAGTCCCGTAACGAGCGCAACCCTTGTCCTTAGTTACCAGCACGTTATGGTGGGCACTCTAAGGAGACTGCCGGTGACAAACCGGAGGAAGG encodes the following:
- the rhtA gene encoding threonine/homoserine exporter RhtA — translated: MTLPHRSLATTLYPVALLLIAMASIQSGASLAKSMFPVVGAQGTTTLRLIFASLIMLLLLRPWRAKLSAQSLRTVIVYGMALGGMNFLFYMSLQTVPLGIAVALEFTGPLAVAIYASRRAIDFLWIALAITGLLLLIPTGASSSGIDLVGAGYALGAGFCWALYILFGQKAGADNGVQTAALGVMIAALFVAPIGIVHAGAALLTPSLIPIAIGVAILSTALPYTLEMISLTRMPARTFGTLMSIEPAFGALSGLVFLQEYLSLAQWAAIGCIILASVGATLTMGSAAKPAIAVD
- a CDS encoding aminopeptidase P family protein — translated: MSTEPLTQGLVPQRLAQIRQLMNREGIYALLVPSADPHLSEYLPGYWQGRQWLSGFHGSVGTLIVTADFAGVWADSRYWEQATKELEGSGIELVKLIPGQAGPLDWLAEQTPEGAAVAVDGAVMAVASARTLSGKLEARGARLRTDIDLLKEIWSDRPSLPDQPVYAHLPPQATVSRVEKLAKLRETLKERGADWHFIATLDDIAWLFNLRGADVSFNPVFVSFALISQQQATLFVALDKVDVPLRAVLEQDGVTLRDYSEAAVALREVPSGASLQIDPARVTVGLLDNLDSGVKLVEGLNPTTLAKSRKSPADAEHIRRAMEQDGAALCEFFAWLESAWGRERITELTIDEHLTAARTRRPEFVSLSFNTIAAFNANGAMPHYHATEQAHAVIEGDGLLLIDSGGQYLGGTTDITRMVPVGTPTVEQKRDCTRVLKGVIALSRAKFPRGILSPLLDAIARAPIWAEQVDYGHGTGHGVGYFLNVHEGPQVIAYQAAAAPQTAMQAGMITSIEPGTYRPGRWGVRIENLVLNREGGSSEFGEFLEFETLTLCPIDTRCLEPSLLTQDEKDWFNTYHAEVQRRLSPLLEGDALQWLNTRTAAI